From one Micromonospora siamensis genomic stretch:
- a CDS encoding GntR family transcriptional regulator: protein MSVANKVGFKHEALYTALRAEIGSALRPHDPLPSERELVARFGVSRATVRQAVGRLEEEGLVYRAQGSGTFVADPATISKSLALTSFSEDMRSRRLTPDSRLLDLTVVPARVVVARDLSVSPGAEVVHIRRLRLADGLPMCVEEVWLPTERVGELDADTVAGSLYETLAARGVRPHHADQVIAATVVDDDQARLLQVAAYSPALRVDRITYDDAGRAVERAESIYRADRYDFRITVTRRTP, encoded by the coding sequence ATGAGCGTCGCCAACAAGGTCGGTTTCAAGCACGAGGCGCTCTACACCGCGCTGCGCGCCGAGATCGGTTCCGCCCTGCGCCCGCACGACCCGCTGCCCAGCGAACGGGAACTGGTCGCCCGGTTCGGCGTCAGCCGGGCCACCGTCCGGCAGGCCGTCGGCCGGCTCGAGGAGGAGGGCCTGGTCTACCGGGCGCAGGGCTCCGGCACCTTCGTCGCCGACCCGGCCACCATCTCCAAGTCCCTCGCGCTCACCTCGTTCAGCGAGGACATGCGCAGCCGCCGGCTCACCCCCGACTCCCGGCTGCTCGACCTCACCGTCGTACCGGCCCGGGTGGTGGTCGCCCGGGACCTCTCCGTCTCGCCCGGCGCGGAGGTCGTGCACATCCGCCGGCTGCGGCTCGCCGACGGCCTGCCGATGTGCGTCGAGGAGGTCTGGCTGCCCACCGAACGGGTCGGTGAACTCGACGCCGACACCGTCGCCGGGTCGCTCTACGAGACCCTCGCCGCGCGGGGCGTCCGCCCGCACCACGCCGACCAGGTGATCGCCGCGACCGTCGTCGACGACGACCAGGCCCGGCTGTTGCAGGTGGCCGCGTACTCGCCCGCGCTGCGGGTGGACCGGATCACCTACGACGACGCCGGGCGGGCCGTCGAGCGCGCCGAGAGCATCTACCGCGCCGACCGGTACGACTTCCGCATCACCGTGACCCGAAGGACACCATGA
- a CDS encoding carbohydrate ABC transporter permease has product MSTATTPAPARHQETRPAPRTRRTGGAARYAGHTLRYLLLVLMTVLLVGPFLWQLLTSLKSTGEPIYGPDTTWLPADPTLGNFGKVAEVIPVWRYIGNSAIVAVASVVTNCFFGAMAGYALARMRFRGRGAVFAAVLASLVVPFEVIMVNVFLTVRSLGLVDTLLGVLLPGAVSGLSILVMRTAFLALPKETEEAAAMDGAGEWARFWRVALPSVRGSLSVVGVFSFLFAWDDFLWPLIVLKNPDNFTLTVGLQYLSGTFTNDQRVVAAGTMIAVVPLLAVFFALQRLFFRGIGEGGVKG; this is encoded by the coding sequence ATGAGCACGGCGACCACCCCGGCGCCGGCGCGGCACCAGGAGACCAGGCCCGCACCCCGCACCCGGCGCACCGGCGGCGCCGCCCGGTACGCCGGTCACACCCTGCGCTACCTGCTGCTGGTGCTGATGACCGTGCTGCTGGTCGGCCCGTTCCTGTGGCAGCTGCTCACCTCGCTCAAGAGCACCGGCGAGCCGATCTACGGCCCGGACACCACCTGGCTGCCCGCCGACCCCACGCTGGGCAACTTCGGCAAGGTCGCCGAGGTCATCCCGGTCTGGCGCTACATCGGCAACTCGGCGATCGTCGCGGTCGCCAGCGTGGTCACCAACTGCTTCTTCGGAGCGATGGCCGGCTACGCGCTGGCCCGGATGCGGTTCCGCGGCCGGGGTGCGGTCTTCGCCGCGGTGCTCGCCTCGCTGGTCGTCCCCTTCGAGGTGATCATGGTGAACGTCTTCCTCACCGTCCGCAGCCTCGGCCTGGTCGACACCCTGCTCGGCGTGCTGCTGCCCGGCGCGGTCTCCGGCCTGTCCATCCTGGTCATGCGGACCGCCTTCCTCGCCCTGCCCAAGGAGACCGAGGAGGCCGCCGCCATGGACGGCGCGGGGGAGTGGGCCCGGTTCTGGCGGGTCGCCCTGCCCAGCGTCCGCGGCTCGCTGTCGGTGGTCGGCGTGTTCAGCTTTCTGTTCGCCTGGGACGACTTCCTCTGGCCGCTGATCGTGCTGAAGAACCCGGACAACTTCACCCTCACCGTCGGCCTCCAGTACCTCTCCGGCACCTTCACCAACGACCAGCGGGTCGTCGCCGCTGGCACGATGATCGCGGTCGTTCCGTTGCTCGCCGTCTTCTTCGCGCTGCAACGGCTGTTCTTCCGGGGCATCGGAGAGGGTGGGGTCAAGGGATGA
- a CDS encoding carbohydrate ABC transporter permease, giving the protein MIGRRWYVPWLFLTPALVVTAAMTWGPLANTGVLAFTDAQALGGGHFTGLANFSRLAQDDQFFRAIGNTALYLVVVVPALVLLPLLLAQLVHTKLPGIGAFRAVFYSPVIASMVVVGLIWSWLLSSDGLVNAVLLKLRVVAEPLPFLTDSTLLLFSCMLVTVWKGLGYYMVIYLAALANVPGELHEAARVDGAGAIRRFRSVTVPTVRPTMLLVGTLSAISAVKVFAEIYVMSSGTAGPGGQAKSIVYYIREVGLGVDGEIGYASAMSLVLFVGTLGLSVLALVARRRSERSEA; this is encoded by the coding sequence GTGATCGGCCGTCGATGGTACGTACCCTGGCTCTTCCTCACCCCGGCGCTGGTCGTCACCGCGGCGATGACCTGGGGGCCGCTGGCCAACACCGGCGTGCTCGCCTTCACCGACGCCCAGGCCCTCGGCGGCGGGCACTTCACCGGGCTGGCCAACTTCTCCCGGCTGGCCCAGGACGACCAGTTCTTCCGGGCGATCGGCAACACCGCCCTCTACCTGGTCGTGGTGGTCCCGGCGCTGGTGCTGCTGCCGCTGCTGCTGGCCCAGCTGGTGCACACGAAGCTGCCCGGCATCGGCGCGTTCCGGGCGGTGTTCTACTCGCCGGTCATCGCCTCGATGGTCGTGGTCGGGCTGATCTGGAGCTGGCTGCTCTCCTCCGACGGCCTGGTCAACGCGGTCCTGCTCAAGCTGCGGGTGGTCGCCGAGCCGCTGCCCTTCCTCACCGACTCCACCCTGCTGCTCTTCTCCTGCATGCTGGTCACCGTCTGGAAGGGCCTCGGCTACTACATGGTGATCTACCTGGCCGCGCTCGCCAACGTCCCCGGTGAGCTGCACGAGGCGGCCCGGGTCGACGGCGCCGGCGCGATCCGCCGGTTCCGCTCGGTGACCGTGCCGACCGTCCGCCCCACCATGCTGCTGGTCGGCACCCTCTCCGCCATCTCGGCCGTCAAGGTCTTCGCCGAGATCTACGTGATGTCGTCGGGCACCGCGGGCCCCGGCGGGCAGGCCAAGTCGATCGTCTACTACATCCGCGAGGTCGGCCTCGGCGTCGACGGCGAGATCGGGTACGCCTCGGCGATGAGCCTGGTCCTCTTCGTCGGCACCCTCGGCCTCTCCGTGCTGGCCCTGGTGGCCCGCCGGCGCAGCGAGAGGAGCGAGGCATGA
- a CDS encoding ABC transporter substrate-binding protein — protein sequence MRRTRAFAAVATAAALFLSGCGLSSGDDTAAGGGSGDKVSGDVKGDITFATLALKPTFDDYINKLIADFEAKHPGTKVNWIDLPFQGAQEKITNDAQAGTLPDVVNLNPNFAQKLEKQGVFVDMEANAADVKPSYVPGAWDAFKVPGQAGSYGLPWYLTSEVTMYNKDLYAKAGMAATAPPKTVDELLTQAKQLSTAGKGKFYGWHPALENSFVPNLAKLGVPLLNDDASKWTFNTPEAVDYVTKMRDLYTSKAIAPDWLTQDHAKETEAYSAGRVALFPSGPNFLKVIGENAPAVAKATGVAPQIASADGTTNMSVMGLLVPKKSKNPATALEFAKFVSNAENQLAFAKIVTILPSTADSLKDPYFTQVSESDPTSVARKISAEQIAKAQNLTPVQWDDRTKAAVIGKVQLAVKGDLDPKTALDQAVDEANTLLAR from the coding sequence ATGAGGCGTACCCGCGCCTTCGCAGCCGTCGCGACGGCGGCCGCGCTCTTCCTCAGCGGCTGCGGCCTGTCCAGCGGTGACGACACCGCTGCGGGCGGCGGTTCCGGCGACAAGGTCAGCGGCGACGTGAAGGGTGACATCACCTTCGCCACGCTGGCCCTCAAGCCGACCTTCGACGACTACATCAACAAGCTGATCGCAGACTTCGAGGCCAAGCACCCCGGCACCAAGGTCAACTGGATCGACCTGCCGTTCCAGGGCGCCCAGGAGAAGATCACCAACGACGCGCAGGCGGGCACCCTGCCGGACGTGGTGAACCTCAACCCGAACTTCGCCCAGAAGCTGGAGAAGCAGGGCGTCTTCGTCGACATGGAGGCCAACGCGGCCGACGTGAAGCCGAGCTACGTGCCGGGCGCCTGGGACGCCTTCAAGGTCCCCGGCCAGGCCGGCTCGTACGGCCTGCCGTGGTACCTCACCAGCGAGGTCACCATGTACAACAAGGACCTCTACGCCAAGGCCGGGATGGCCGCGACCGCCCCGCCGAAGACCGTCGACGAACTGCTCACCCAGGCCAAGCAGCTCTCCACCGCCGGCAAGGGCAAGTTCTACGGCTGGCACCCGGCGCTGGAGAACAGCTTCGTGCCCAACCTGGCCAAGCTGGGCGTGCCGCTGCTCAACGACGACGCCAGCAAGTGGACGTTCAACACCCCCGAGGCCGTCGACTACGTGACGAAGATGCGGGACCTGTACACCAGCAAGGCCATCGCGCCGGACTGGCTGACCCAGGACCACGCCAAGGAGACCGAGGCGTACTCCGCCGGCCGGGTCGCGCTCTTCCCCTCCGGCCCGAACTTCCTCAAGGTGATCGGCGAGAACGCCCCCGCCGTCGCCAAGGCCACCGGCGTCGCCCCGCAGATCGCCAGCGCCGACGGCACCACCAACATGTCGGTGATGGGCCTGCTGGTGCCGAAGAAGAGCAAGAACCCGGCCACCGCGCTGGAGTTCGCCAAGTTCGTCAGCAACGCGGAGAACCAGCTGGCCTTCGCCAAGATCGTGACGATCCTGCCGTCCACCGCCGACTCGCTCAAGGACCCGTACTTCACCCAGGTCAGCGAGAGCGACCCCACCTCGGTGGCCCGCAAGATCTCCGCCGAGCAGATCGCCAAGGCGCAGAACCTCACCCCGGTGCAGTGGGACGACCGGACCAAGGCCGCCGTGATCGGCAAGGTCCAGCTCGCGGTCAAGGGCGACCTCGACCCGAAGACCGCCCTGGACCAGGCCGTCGACGAGGCCAACACGCTGCTCGCCCGCTGA
- a CDS encoding glycoside hydrolase family 10 protein, which yields MPSPTPLRRTAVTGAAGVVLLGLLTAPAAARATGSPTTTGQPTVVTADGDTAVIDAIDPSSRAAGMLALFTPDAGAETRTNAYGGEAVLRALGGGSYQVLSVCTVFDACAKPGNNAIPADGAVLSASPPETGGTDDRRFLRDQLRAGETVQLRNLLIRRATSTLDATDPTAASNPDGVDPAKGQCFPGCRGAEQLIAYTPAAGRERTGTNDYGFEVTVRDGRVVARQGGDSPIPADGFVLSGHGTRGSWLDGNAPLGAKVTLDGDAVAVDVDAQSYLLGAERAAAAARAAKGAAVDSCLDIDPTAVDAALADATGLLEQARAAATEQPERAAELARDATRRADVAGYRTRESRPVEGRGLWVRPIETSPEQIRASLDRIETAGFNMVFLETVWGGYTIYPSAVAERAGIPAQRPEMRGFDPLKVWIDEAHARGIELHAWTHTFFVGIESGGGPVLRAHPEWAAVEREDVGKAGPQPSRMEPGYFWVDAAIPAVRQHVLATYDEILRGYDVDGLHLDYIRYPVSLPYGADFSYSAYSRQTFAAEHGVDPYTLNPQSPQWPTWNAWREKQITTFVDQVRQLQRRIAADRKLSAAVFADPTDGLAKKFQNWGAWVDAGTLDFLTGMSFGTSAGSVGHDTAVMRERVGDVPLYTATYGPLRGSAPDLMLDQVQAVNDADSDGAALFAYNQLNARQQEALREGTFRTRSVVPHADHRAAARTGAAALRASLERATACAPAAVTAEVRARLATAERLLAAGLPAASVDAAAAQLKKAAAAAAGWGAAVPAELTRRTIRDLRMYARWAALA from the coding sequence ATGCCATCCCCCACACCGCTGCGAAGGACCGCCGTGACCGGCGCGGCCGGAGTCGTCCTGCTCGGACTGCTCACCGCCCCGGCCGCCGCCCGGGCCACCGGATCCCCCACCACCACCGGCCAACCCACCGTGGTCACCGCCGACGGCGACACCGCGGTCATCGACGCCATCGACCCCTCCTCCCGGGCCGCCGGCATGCTCGCCCTGTTCACCCCCGACGCCGGCGCCGAGACCCGCACCAACGCCTACGGCGGCGAGGCCGTGCTGCGTGCCCTCGGCGGCGGCTCCTACCAGGTGCTCAGCGTCTGCACCGTCTTCGACGCCTGCGCCAAGCCCGGCAACAACGCCATCCCGGCCGACGGCGCGGTGCTGTCGGCGTCCCCGCCCGAGACCGGCGGCACCGACGACCGGCGGTTCCTCCGCGACCAGCTGCGCGCCGGGGAGACCGTGCAGCTGCGCAACCTGCTGATCCGCCGGGCCACCAGCACCCTCGACGCCACCGACCCGACCGCCGCCAGCAACCCCGACGGGGTCGACCCGGCCAAGGGGCAGTGCTTCCCCGGCTGCCGCGGGGCGGAACAGTTGATCGCGTACACCCCGGCGGCCGGCCGGGAGCGGACCGGGACCAACGACTACGGCTTCGAGGTCACCGTCCGCGACGGGCGGGTGGTCGCCCGGCAGGGCGGCGACAGCCCGATCCCCGCCGACGGCTTCGTGCTCTCCGGGCACGGCACCCGCGGCTCCTGGCTCGACGGCAACGCGCCGCTGGGCGCGAAGGTCACCCTCGACGGCGACGCCGTCGCCGTCGACGTGGACGCGCAGAGCTACCTGCTCGGCGCGGAACGGGCCGCCGCCGCGGCCCGCGCCGCGAAGGGCGCCGCCGTCGACTCCTGCCTCGACATCGACCCCACCGCCGTGGACGCCGCGCTGGCCGACGCCACCGGGCTGCTGGAGCAGGCCCGGGCCGCCGCCACCGAACAGCCGGAGCGCGCCGCCGAGCTGGCCCGCGACGCCACCCGCCGGGCCGACGTGGCCGGCTACCGCACCCGCGAGTCCCGTCCCGTCGAGGGCCGCGGCCTGTGGGTACGCCCGATCGAGACCAGCCCCGAGCAGATCCGCGCGTCGCTGGACCGGATCGAGACCGCCGGATTCAACATGGTCTTCCTGGAGACCGTCTGGGGCGGCTACACCATCTACCCCAGCGCCGTCGCCGAGCGGGCCGGCATCCCCGCCCAGCGGCCCGAGATGCGCGGCTTCGACCCGCTGAAGGTCTGGATCGACGAGGCGCACGCCCGGGGCATCGAACTGCACGCCTGGACGCACACCTTCTTCGTCGGCATCGAGTCCGGCGGCGGTCCGGTGCTGCGGGCCCACCCCGAGTGGGCCGCCGTCGAGCGGGAGGACGTCGGCAAGGCCGGACCGCAGCCGTCCCGGATGGAACCCGGCTACTTCTGGGTCGACGCCGCCATCCCCGCCGTCCGCCAGCACGTGCTCGCCACCTACGACGAGATCCTGCGCGGCTACGACGTCGACGGTCTGCACCTGGACTACATCCGCTACCCGGTCTCCCTGCCGTACGGCGCCGACTTCTCCTACTCGGCGTACAGCCGGCAGACCTTCGCCGCCGAGCACGGCGTCGACCCGTACACGCTGAACCCGCAGTCGCCGCAGTGGCCGACCTGGAACGCCTGGCGGGAGAAGCAGATCACCACCTTCGTCGACCAGGTACGCCAGCTCCAGCGGCGGATCGCCGCCGACCGGAAGCTGTCCGCGGCCGTCTTCGCCGACCCGACCGACGGGCTGGCCAAGAAGTTCCAGAACTGGGGCGCCTGGGTCGACGCCGGCACCCTGGACTTCCTCACCGGGATGTCGTTCGGCACCTCCGCCGGCTCGGTGGGGCACGACACCGCGGTGATGCGCGAGCGGGTCGGCGACGTGCCGCTCTACACCGCCACCTACGGGCCGCTGCGCGGCTCCGCCCCGGACCTGATGCTCGACCAGGTGCAGGCGGTCAACGACGCCGACTCCGACGGCGCGGCGCTGTTCGCGTACAACCAGCTCAACGCCCGCCAGCAGGAGGCGCTGCGGGAGGGCACCTTCCGTACCCGGTCGGTGGTCCCGCACGCCGACCACCGCGCGGCCGCCCGGACCGGCGCCGCCGCGCTGCGCGCCTCGCTGGAGCGGGCCACCGCGTGCGCGCCGGCCGCGGTCACCGCCGAGGTCCGGGCCCGGCTCGCCACCGCCGAGCGGCTGCTCGCCGCCGGCCTGCCGGCGGCCTCCGTCGACGCGGCCGCCGCGCAGCTGAAGAAGGCCGCCGCCGCGGCGGCCGGCTGGGGCGCCGCGGTGCCCGCCGAGCTGACCCGGCGCACCATCCGCGACCTGCGGATGTACGCCCGCTGGGCCGCCCTGGCCTGA
- a CDS encoding MFS transporter codes for MSGTTTPVIDPAELTPRRVRAARTGVAVVFALNGFALASWFSRVPAVREELALTPGRLGLLLLAMSCGSLLALPTAGLITQRFGAARTVRAATTLLALGLVGVGLAAGLFGSLAGVAVGLFAVGYGSGACDVPMNVEGAVVERRLGRTVMPRFHAAWSLGTVAGAALGAGAARLGVPIGVHLSVLAAVVLAGTLAGARFFLPAAPSAPAGTGPAPSGRRSVLAAWKEPRTLLIGVLVLIMGFTEGSANDWIAVAFIDGYGLSEAAGAAVFGVFVLGMTVGRTAGTVALDRWGRVPVLLATMLLAVVGATVTVLAGSGALAVAGVAMWGLGASLGFPVGMSAAADDEDRAPARVSVVAAIAYTAFLAGPPLLGLLGDRTGTLRALLVVPILLLPALLLVPATRRPAR; via the coding sequence GTGAGTGGCACCACCACGCCGGTGATCGACCCGGCCGAGCTGACCCCGCGCCGCGTCCGCGCCGCCCGCACCGGCGTCGCCGTCGTCTTCGCGCTCAACGGGTTCGCGCTCGCCTCCTGGTTCTCCCGGGTCCCGGCGGTACGCGAGGAGCTGGCGCTCACCCCGGGCCGCCTCGGTCTGCTGCTGCTCGCCATGTCGTGCGGGTCGCTGCTGGCCCTGCCCACCGCCGGCCTGATCACCCAGCGGTTCGGCGCCGCCCGCACGGTACGCGCGGCGACCACCCTGCTGGCCCTGGGGCTGGTCGGGGTCGGGCTGGCCGCCGGCCTGTTCGGTTCGCTGGCCGGGGTGGCGGTGGGCCTGTTCGCCGTCGGCTACGGCTCGGGCGCCTGCGACGTGCCGATGAACGTCGAGGGGGCGGTGGTCGAGCGACGGCTGGGGCGTACCGTGATGCCCCGCTTCCACGCGGCCTGGAGCCTCGGCACGGTGGCCGGGGCGGCGCTGGGCGCCGGGGCGGCCCGCCTGGGCGTGCCGATCGGCGTGCACCTGTCGGTGCTGGCCGCGGTGGTGCTGGCCGGCACGCTGGCCGGTGCCCGGTTCTTCCTTCCCGCCGCCCCGTCGGCCCCGGCCGGCACGGGCCCGGCGCCGAGCGGCCGGCGTAGCGTGCTGGCCGCCTGGAAGGAGCCGCGCACCCTGCTCATCGGCGTACTGGTGCTGATCATGGGGTTCACCGAGGGCAGCGCCAACGACTGGATCGCGGTGGCCTTCATCGACGGGTACGGGCTCAGCGAGGCCGCCGGGGCCGCGGTGTTCGGCGTGTTCGTGCTCGGCATGACGGTCGGCCGGACCGCCGGCACCGTCGCACTGGACCGGTGGGGCCGGGTGCCGGTGCTGCTCGCGACGATGCTGCTCGCGGTGGTCGGCGCGACCGTGACGGTGCTGGCCGGCTCGGGCGCGCTGGCCGTGGCCGGGGTGGCGATGTGGGGCCTGGGCGCCTCGCTCGGTTTCCCGGTGGGGATGAGCGCCGCCGCCGACGACGAGGACCGGGCGCCGGCCCGGGTCAGTGTGGTGGCGGCGATCGCGTACACCGCGTTCCTCGCCGGGCCGCCGCTGCTCGGCCTGCTCGGCGACCGGACCGGTACGCTGCGCGCCCTGCTGGTGGTGCCGATCCTGCTGCTGCCGGCGCTGCTGCTGGTCCCGGCCACCCGCCGCCCGGCGCGCTGA
- a CDS encoding substrate-binding domain-containing protein has protein sequence MPGWAGRAPADPTALGVLSGPRGLGVEVPGDVAVAGFDDIPLAALSTPALTTASHPVGRIAAAAATAVAERRTAGPVTTFPSTLVPRESA, from the coding sequence ATGCCAGGGTGGGCCGGGCGGGCGCCGGCCGACCCGACCGCGCTGGGCGTGCTGTCCGGGCCGCGCGGGCTGGGGGTCGAGGTGCCCGGGGACGTGGCGGTGGCCGGCTTCGACGACATTCCCCTCGCGGCGCTCAGCACTCCGGCGCTGACGACGGCCAGCCATCCGGTGGGCCGGATCGCCGCCGCGGCGGCCACCGCGGTCGCCGAACGGAGGACAGCCGGACCGGTCACCACCTTCCCGTCGACGCTGGTCCCCAGGGAGAGCGCCTGA
- a CDS encoding alpha/beta hydrolase, giving the protein MDGVDARDGRLPEEKPDVSEPAPPHRQPEENPRHGRLTARPVPPVTTGGSGRTPLTGPDGEALGLAYAPAGTAGRPLRLVLLLHGAGGTAEQGLDLLLPLADRHRLLLVAPQAVASSWDLVVEGFGPDVRRIDLLMAAAFQAWPVECVVAGGFSDGASYALSLGLTNGDLFAAVLAFSPGFAAPMVTHGRPRVFVSHGTGDQVLPVDVCSRRLVPRLNTLGYQVDYHEFDGGHEVPTPIRQHAVEWLSSVAGRRTRLR; this is encoded by the coding sequence GTGGACGGGGTAGACGCCCGGGACGGCCGCCTGCCCGAGGAGAAGCCCGACGTGTCCGAGCCCGCGCCACCGCACCGGCAACCGGAGGAGAACCCCCGGCACGGGCGGCTGACCGCCCGCCCGGTGCCGCCGGTGACCACGGGCGGTTCGGGCCGCACGCCGCTGACCGGCCCGGACGGCGAGGCGCTGGGGCTGGCGTACGCGCCCGCCGGCACCGCCGGGCGGCCGCTGCGGCTGGTGCTGCTGCTGCACGGCGCCGGGGGCACCGCCGAGCAGGGCCTGGACCTGCTGTTGCCGCTGGCCGACCGGCACCGGCTGCTGCTGGTCGCGCCGCAGGCGGTGGCCAGCAGCTGGGACCTCGTCGTGGAGGGCTTCGGCCCGGACGTACGCCGGATCGACCTGCTGATGGCCGCCGCGTTCCAGGCCTGGCCGGTGGAGTGCGTGGTCGCCGGTGGCTTCTCCGACGGCGCGTCGTACGCGCTCAGCCTCGGCCTGACCAACGGTGACCTGTTCGCCGCGGTGCTGGCCTTCTCCCCCGGTTTCGCCGCGCCGATGGTGACCCACGGCCGGCCCCGGGTCTTCGTCTCGCACGGCACCGGTGACCAGGTGCTGCCGGTGGACGTGTGCAGCCGTCGGCTGGTGCCGCGACTGAACACGCTCGGCTACCAGGTCGACTATCACGAGTTCGACGGGGGGCACGAGGTGCCGACGCCGATCCGGCAGCACGCGGTGGAGTGGCTCTCCAGCGTCGCCGGCCGGCGCACCCGGCTGCGCTGA
- a CDS encoding FUSC family protein, whose translation MARWSWLRTALRRLRAGWLPVVEATLAATIAWLLATRLVGHPQPFFAPAAALIVLGQARGQRMRRAVEVVLGVAAGVLVADLVVQALGPRTTWTVFTVILLTVALAVAIGASTVSVVQAAVSALYLVVVSPPTESLVPFRFVDALIGGAVALAASQLVDARRPLAPLVGQLRQTFAEIGDLLEEVAGALDRADETAALAALDRARRADATVQRLRDAVLAAGEALRLHVRRRRDIGRLRSVDASIRQIDYVVRNVRVLARAGVTLTRQPSPVPADLGTAVRSLAEAVRAGGAAFAADLTGPAEVADRHAAAAEDAALTAVRTAGRLYAPGPTLPLAMVIGQVRATAIDLLRGVRGDDDAAVLDRVDEAIGLPVR comes from the coding sequence ATGGCGCGGTGGAGTTGGCTGCGTACGGCCCTGCGGCGGCTGCGCGCCGGCTGGCTGCCGGTGGTCGAGGCGACCCTGGCCGCGACGATCGCGTGGCTGCTCGCCACCCGCCTGGTCGGCCACCCGCAGCCGTTCTTCGCGCCGGCCGCCGCGCTGATCGTCCTCGGCCAGGCCCGGGGCCAGCGGATGCGGCGGGCCGTGGAGGTGGTCCTCGGGGTGGCCGCCGGGGTGCTCGTCGCCGACCTGGTGGTGCAGGCCCTCGGACCACGGACGACCTGGACGGTGTTCACCGTCATCCTGCTCACCGTGGCCCTGGCGGTGGCGATCGGGGCGAGCACCGTCTCGGTGGTGCAGGCCGCCGTCTCCGCGCTCTACCTGGTGGTGGTCTCGCCGCCGACGGAGTCGCTGGTGCCGTTCCGGTTCGTCGACGCCCTGATCGGCGGCGCGGTGGCGCTGGCCGCCAGCCAGCTCGTCGACGCCCGCCGGCCGCTGGCCCCGCTGGTCGGCCAGCTCCGACAGACCTTCGCCGAGATCGGGGACCTGCTGGAGGAGGTCGCCGGAGCGTTGGACCGCGCCGACGAGACCGCCGCGCTCGCCGCCCTGGACCGGGCCCGCCGGGCCGACGCGACGGTGCAGCGACTGCGGGACGCGGTGCTCGCCGCCGGCGAGGCGCTGCGGCTGCACGTCCGCCGCCGCCGGGACATCGGCCGGCTGCGCTCGGTGGACGCCTCCATCCGGCAGATCGACTACGTGGTGCGCAACGTCCGGGTGCTGGCCCGGGCCGGGGTGACCCTGACCCGGCAGCCGTCCCCGGTCCCCGCCGACCTGGGCACGGCGGTCCGCTCGCTGGCCGAGGCCGTCCGCGCCGGCGGCGCGGCCTTCGCCGCCGACCTGACCGGCCCGGCCGAGGTCGCGGACCGGCACGCCGCCGCCGCGGAGGACGCCGCGCTGACCGCGGTACGCACCGCCGGGCGGCTCTACGCCCCGGGCCCGACCCTGCCGCTGGCGATGGTCATCGGTCAGGTCCGGGCCACCGCCATCGACCTGCTGCGCGGGGTACGCGGCGACGACGACGCGGCCGTGCTGGACCGGGTCGACGAGGCGATCGGCCTGCCGGTGCGCTGA
- a CDS encoding TetR/AcrR family transcriptional regulator, which translates to MAPRTGGTGRTARTAALADAAIALLAEGGMRALTHRAVDARAGAPLGTTSAYLRTRQALIEAVVQRLADLDRADIAAEELPADPRATELPDRLGAADLDRLAAGIAGVLDRWLTVGRDRTLARYACLLEAVHRPDLRRILDHGTVLRVQARDLLSRAGAPDPRRQGDQFVAFVDGLLFDRLVGAGALDAPPPGSPQSRYDLRAAVRAALRGFTGV; encoded by the coding sequence GTGGCACCAAGAACAGGGGGCACCGGTCGGACGGCCCGGACGGCGGCGCTCGCCGACGCCGCGATCGCCCTGCTCGCCGAGGGTGGGATGCGGGCGCTGACCCACCGCGCCGTCGACGCCCGCGCCGGCGCGCCGCTCGGCACCACCTCGGCCTACCTGCGCACCCGGCAGGCGCTCATCGAGGCGGTGGTGCAGCGGCTGGCCGACCTGGACCGGGCCGACATCGCCGCCGAGGAACTCCCCGCCGACCCGCGGGCCACCGAACTCCCGGACCGGCTCGGCGCCGCCGACCTCGACCGGCTCGCCGCCGGGATCGCCGGGGTCCTCGACCGCTGGCTGACCGTCGGCCGCGACCGCACCCTCGCCCGGTACGCCTGCCTGCTCGAAGCGGTGCACCGGCCGGACCTGCGCCGCATCCTCGACCACGGCACGGTGCTCCGCGTGCAGGCCCGGGACCTGCTCTCCCGGGCCGGTGCGCCGGATCCCCGACGGCAGGGCGACCAGTTCGTCGCGTTCGTCGACGGGCTGCTCTTCGACCGGCTGGTCGGCGCGGGCGCCCTGGACGCCCCGCCGCCGGGCAGCCCGCAGAGCCGGTACGACCTGCGCGCCGCCGTACGCGCGGCGTTGCGCGGCTTCACCGGTGTCTGA